The sequence TTTACTATTAAAGCATTTGCAGCAGATGCTAAGGAGGAACTGTCTAAAAGCAATTTCTTTATTGAAAAATCAATAGAAGCTGTAAAATCTGGTGATCTTTCGAAGGGGAGAGATTTATATGATGAATATAACCAAGCTTGGGGTGAATTGGAAGATGGAGTTAAAGAACAATCTAAACAAGCTTATGGGGATATTGAAGGAAAAATGGGAATGGTTAAATTTTTATTTACTCAAGACCCAGTACAAAAAGATAAAGTTATAACTGCTTTGAAAGACTTGGAAAAAACTAATGAAGCATTTATAGCAGGTGAAGGTAATAGTGGAGAAAAAAAAGCTAAAGGGAAAGCAACAAGTATAAAAGATTTAGTAGAACTTTTAGAAAAAGCGAAGAGTCAAATTGAAAGTGGAGATAATGTCTCAGCCATTAAAACTATGGATACATTTAGTTCATCTTGGTTAGATGTTGAAGGCATAGTTTTAACAAAATCAAAAACTGTTTATGATGATGCTGAGAGAGATATGGTTAGTGCAAAAGCATATCTTACCGTAGAGCCAATTCAAAAAGATAAGGCAGTAAAGGTTATTGATAGAATGCATGGATACTTATCATTATTAGAGGGAAATACATCATACGGAATAGTAGATGTAATTACAATAATACTTCGTGAAGGTTTAGAAGCACTTTTAGTTGTAATTGCACTACTAGGTTTTCTTAAGAAATCCGACCAAGAAGATAAGAAATCTTGGATATATGGTGGTGTAGTAATTGGAAGTATAGTAAGTATTGTACTAGCTGTTTTAGTTAAACTTTTATTTACATCAGGAACTTTTGGAAACAATAATTTCTTAATTTCAGGATGTACAGGCGTATTTGCAGCTATAATGCTTATTTATGTAAGTTATTGGCTACATAGTAAATCAGAAGTGTCTTCACGTAATCATGGTATACAAGACAAAAGTTATAAGTCATTAGCTAATGGAAGCTTGTTCTCTTTAGGATTTTTAGCATTTTTAGCAGTATTTAGAGAAGGAACTGAAATAGTACTTTTCTATATAGGAATGGCATCTTCAATTAAATTAACTGACTTGTTTTTAGGAATAGCATTAGGATTTGCAATACTTATAATAATAGCTATATTAATGTTGAAAGTCGGGTTACATATCCCAATGAAGCCATTTTTCCTTGTATCTAGTATATTAGTATTCTATTTGGGATTAAAATTCACAGGAATGGGGATTAATGGTCTTCAATTAGCTGGAGTATTACCAGCAACATCTAATGATTCATTACCTACAATATCAGCCTTAGCAGTATATCCTACATGGCAAGGATTAATACCTCAGGTGTTATTAGTTATTATAGCAGTTGTAGTCACACTACATAATAGATTAAAAACAAATTAAATCAAAAGAAAAAAACATGATTGAAAAGCAAATGGAGGAGCAATTTATGAAAGCAGTAAGAAAATTATTATTCATAGCAACTTTGGGCATGGCAATTACAATGACTGGATGTGGAGTTCAAAAAACACAACAAAACAATTCAACAAAGAGCACAGAAAAAACTTCAGGTCAAGAGAAGAAAGAATTAACTATGAATGATAAAAGTAAGGATATGAGAGATATTCTTAAGGATATGAGAGTTCAATTATCAAAAAACCAAGAAGATAAAGTTAGCGAAGGTGGGACAAAGTTACAGGAATCTTGGAAGGAGTTTGAAGAAAAATTTGAGGATGATTTAAAAGATAAGTACTTAGATTTATACGTTAAGATTGAAGACCCACTAGAAGTTATTGAAGCTGCATCTAAGGTTAAACCTCTAGACTCAAAAGTTCTAAATAAATCAATAGACAAATTAGATGAAGAACTAGTGAAGCTACAAAAAATTGATGCAACTACAACTGGACTTGAGAATATGAGAAATGCATTAAAAGAAATGAATGATCAATTAAAGAGCAAAGAAGAAGATAAGGCAATAAAAACTTCAGAAAAATTAGAAGAAAACTGGAAACCAATTGAAGATGGAATAAAAGATAGCTATAAGGATCTTTATGAAAAAGTTGAATCTCCACTAGGAGCTATTAATGCAGGTGTAAAGATATCCCCCCTTGATACAAAATCATTATCTGCATCAATTGAAGAATTGGATAAAGAATTAAATCAATTACAAAAATCTATTTCTTTTTCATCAGCACCACAAGACATGAAAACAGCTCTAGCAAAAATTAAAAAATTCTCATCACCAGTTAATAAAGAGAAAGTTACAAAATATGTTGCAAGATTAGAAAAATATTGGAGCACGAGTGAAGAGATAGTAAAACAAAAGAATGCTACACTTTATGAAAAAATTGAGGTGCCTATGGGCGCAATACAATCAGCTTCAAAGGCAAGCACAATAGATGCAAATACAATAGTATCTGCAGCAGAACAACTAGATAAATTACTAACAGATATGCAGAACTTAAAATAAATCGTTATATTTGTTTTAAGTTAAACAGAGAAAAATAGTCATTTAATAAGATAGCAAAAGCAAAAGATTTAAAATAGCAAATTTGTTTAAGACCACTTATATAGAAGATGTAATTATATCTTAATATAAGTGGTCTTATTTTTGTAGTTTAGTTCAATAGGAAAAGTTCATATAATAAGAAACATGCAAAAAACTGCATTACAAGATAAAAATCAAGTAACACAGTTTTCGATATGGTGCCGCTGGCCGGACTCGAACCGGCACGGTATCGCTACCGGTGGATTTTGAGTCCACTACGTCTGCCAATTCCATCACAGCGGCAAGTCCTTTATTATAATAGCATATAGGTTATGGAAGTGCAAGAAAAATTTAAAAAAAGTTTTTTTGTTGGAATAAAACCCTATTATATGTAAAAAGAATCCAAATAAATGAGGAAATTAGTCCAATATATCTAAAAATTTCTGAAAAGTATTGATAATAGGGGGATAAATTTGTTAGAATAAACATGAGCTAAATAAAATTTGACCCACTGGGACAACCAATGACCAGTATTTTTTTTTGTTAAAGATATAAGGTCAAAGTTTAATATTAGGGAGGAGTAAACAATATGATGTATTCAAAAGAAGTTGAAGAAATGTGTGTAATTGCTAAAGGTCCAAATCATGGTCCAGCACCTATTCCTGAAGAAGGAAAATGGGTACAAGCTAAAGAAGTAAAAGATATTTCAGGTTTAACTCATGGTATAGGTTGGTGTGCACCACAACAAGGAGCTTGTAAGTTAACTTTAAATGTTAAAGATGGAGTTATTCAAGAAGCTCTAGTTGAAACTATAGGATGTTCAGGAATGACTCACTCTGCAGCAATGGCTTCAGAAATACTTCCAGGAAAGACTATATTAGAAGCATTAAACACAGACTTAGTATGTGATGCTATAAATACAGCAATGAGAGAATTATTCTTACAAATAGTATACGGAAGAACTCAAACTGCATTCTCTGAAGGTGGACTACCTATAGGAGCAGGTCTTGAAGATTTAGGAAAGGGTCTAAGAAGCCAAGTTGGTACTATGTACGGAACATTAGCTAAAGGACCTAGATACTTAGAAATGGCTGAAGGATATGTTACAGAAGTAGCTCTAGATGCTGCTGATGAAATAATCGGATACAAGTTCGTTCACCTTGGTAAGATGATGGAAATGATCACAAAGGGAACTGCTGCTGATGAAGCTCTAGCAAAAGCAACTTCTCAATACGGAAGATTTGATGAAGCTGTAAGAAAAATAAATCCAAGACATGAATAATAATTAGTAAAAAAAGGAGGACACTATAATGGCATTATTTGAAAGTTATGAAAGAAGAATTAATCAAATTACACCTGTACTTGAAAAGTATGGCATGAAAACTATAGAAGACGCTAAAGCAGTTTGTGATGAAAAGGGTATAAATGTTTATGACATAGTTAAATCTACTCAACCAATCTGTTTTGAAAATGCATGTTGGGCATACATTTTAGGTGCTGCTATAGCAATAAAGAAGGGTTGTACAGTTGCTGCTGATGCTGCTGAAGCAATCGGAGAAGGACTTCAAGCATTCTGTATCCCTGGATCAGTTGCTGATGATAGAAAAGTTGGACTTGGACACGGAAACTTAGGAGCAATGCTTTTAAGAGAAGAAACTAAGTGTTTCGCTTTCTTAGCTGGTCACGAAAGTTTTGCAGCTGCTGAAGGTGCTATCAAAATAGCTGAAAAAGCTAACAAAGTAAGAAAAGAGCCATTAAAGGTTATATTAAACGGTCTTGGAAAAGATGCTGCATTCATAATCTCTAGAATTAATGGATTCACATATGCTCAAACTAAATTTGACTACTATACTGGAAAAGTAACAGTAGTTAAAGAAACAGCTTACTCAACAGGAGATAGAGCTAAGGTTAAATGCTACGGATGTGATGATGTTAGAGAAGGTGTTGCTATAATGCACATGGAAGGCGTTGACGTATCAATCACTGGTAACTCAACTAACCCTACAAGATTCCAACATCCAGTTGCTGGAACATACAAGAAAGAATGTGTTGAACAAGGAAAGAAATACTTCTCAGTTGCATCAGGTGGTGGTACTGGAAGAACTCTTCACCCAGACAACATGGCAGCAGGTCCAGCTTCTTACGGTATGACAGATACAATGGGAAGAATGCACTCAGATGCTCAATTCGCAGGATCTTCATCAGTTCCAGCTCACGTTGAAATGATGGGTCTTATCGGAATGGGTAACAACCCAATGGTTGGAGCTACAGTTGCTGTTGCAGTTGCTATAGAAGAACATACAAGATAAGAAATTTAATAGAGGGTTATAACCTTGGTTTTGACCTTTAAGATATACAAAAAAAATACACACATCTAATAGATTTTAATATCTATGGATGTGTGTATTTTTTTTGTGTCTAAAAATGTACTCACATCTGTAAGTGTGAGGTGGTATATGTTGAAAAAAATAAACATGAAAACTAAGGGAACTAATAAGACTTTTGATGATGGATTTGAACAGTTTATATTAGAACATTGTGTTATGAAAAATTTAAGACCAAGTACAGAAAAACATTATAGAGAAATAACAAAATACAGTTTCTACAAATTTTATGATAAGGATACTGAATTACAAAACTTGCAACAAGAAGATATTAATAATTATGTTTTATGGCTTAAAGAAAGAGATATAAAAGAAAGCACAATTAATATACAGCTTAAAGCATTAAAGACAGTTATTAAGTTTTTTAAAGATAAAGGCTGGATAGATGATTGTATAAAAGTAGCTTTAATTAAAGCAGATATAGAAGAGATAGAAGCGTATACAGATGAAGAGATATCAAAGTTATTAGTAAAGCCTAACTTGAAAAAATGTACATTTGTAGAGTATCGTAATTGGGTTTGTGTTTGCTTCTTATGTAATACAGGTTGTAGACGTTCTACTTTAATAAATATACAACTTGAAGATTTGAATGTAGAAAACGGATACTGTCATTATAGACATACTAAAAACAGAAAGGCTCAAACAGTACCAATATCACCAAGTATGTGTAATATTATTAAAGAATACTTGGAGTATTTACCACAGGAGTGCATATATTTATTTCCTACTGTTTTAGGAGAGCAAATGAAAGCAAGAAGTATTTCACATGCTTTAGATGATTACAACCATTCAAGAAATATACAAAGGACAGGAATACACAAATTTAGGCACTGGTTCTGTAAAAAGAGTGTATTACTGGGCATGGATTTGATTAGGTTACAAAAGATTGTAGGTCATAGTAATTTAGAGGTTTTAAGGAACTACGTTAACTTATTAACTCAAGATTTAAAGAAAGATGAAGTGATTTTTAATCCATTAGAAGATATCCAAAGAAAAAATAAAGAGACAAAACATATAAAACTTAAAAAGTGATTCAATAAAAAAATAACTGATACTCGCCAAAAGTATCAGTTATAAAAACTAAATATAGTTTTATTAATCTTACACCTTCCATTTAGAAAGGTAAGTTAAACCCGATACAATTAGCTTACCACAAAAATTTTAAAAATGGAAGGTTGGAGGCTTAGTTTCTTGTTGCCTTTTTTAGACAATAAGTTAGTAGTCTTTGCACTAGAACTACTATAAAATATCTAGTGGTTTGGTCAGCCAATGCATAAAGTTACCACGTTATATAAAGCTAGTATTAATTATCTTTGTTATAGTGCTAGGAAGGTGTTTATATGACGTAGGTGCGTGTCAGCCAATACCCTATAAAATAATAGATTCGGTGGTTACTTGGCGTCCTAAAGGGCGGGTAAAGAGTAGTAATTCAACATATTGGACAAGTATAATATGGTAAAACTACTTATACAGAAATGTAATTAATAACAAAGATTTAAAGTGATTCCTATTCAACTCAAAACATTATAAGCTTTAGAGTTAATTTACTTATGCTCACATTCATTTTTTGTTTGTGAGTGTAGGTAAATTAATTTTTTTGCTCAAACCTTTCAATCTAAAACATTATTCTCTTGGCATTATCTAAAGTCAAGTAGTTAATTTTAAATATTTAGTATATAATCTTAATTATGGGAATATCAACAAAGATAATGTGGGGTGAAGTTAAATTATGAATGACACAGTTAAAAATATTATTACAAGTCTTAGTACAAGTTTAGTTGTTAGTTCTATAACATTTGTTCTTGGTTTAAAATCAGGGAAAAATCAATCTGACCGTCAAATTCTTAGAAATAAATATAGAGATATTAGTGTGCATTTCTCTAATTTACTTGATGGAATTAAAAATGGTAATCCTAAGAAATGGGATGATTTTAAATTAATAAAAACATCATCTTGTGATAGGTATATGCCTTTAATAGAAGAAATGAAATTTAATGGGGAATCAATTGAACTTAAACAAGATGTTATTGATAAATGTGAGGAACTGGAGTTTAAGTTATTAAAATATGCTGATGAATATCAAGAAAATTTAGAAATAATAAAAGAATACTTAATTAATGAATTAGAAAATTGTTGTTCAAATTTAATAAAAGAAAAGGATTATGCAATATATACAGCAAAAGATCAAATAAATAAACCTTATATAAATCGTAGTTATAGCATTTTTATTACAGATGAAATATTTAAAAATATAATAACAAATTTAGAGAATGATAATCTTAATCTACAAGGAATTTGTTTTGAAAGCAGAGACCGACATAATGGTTGGCATAGAGTAACGATTTATAAAAATACATTAGATAACATTAAAATTGAGGATTTTTTGAAAAAAATTAATGAACATTTAAAAAATGAACATAGTATTATAGAGTTATTAAAAGAACAACAACAATTAATAAATGAAACTAATAACATTATAAACAAAATTAATAAAAGAGTAAGAGAACCATTTACTTTTTTAGAAACTATAACTGGAGCTGTAGTGGATATATTTAAAGTTTAGTTTGTTAAAGCAATAATTTTAAGGTAATTAAAAATAGTCTTTTAGCAAGTAAATATAAAGGTTAGAGGAAAATGAAAATAAATTTTTGATTTTAAATGTAATAAAAGGATATTAAGTTATTTTATAGAAATACATTATAACTGGTATGAAGTTCTGGTTAATATTTTATGAGGGGAAATGATAATATGAGTGGATATACTTTTTCAGTAGGAGAGGAAATTAAAAATAGAGCATATAAGGAATTAGTAGATGAACTAAAAAAAGTTACAAATAAATACAAAGAATTAGAAGAATTAGAAGTTGAATATTTCAAAAAGTATCTTTTAAATGAAACAGGTATAAATGATGATATGATTGAATTAAAGGAAATGAGAACAAAAATTGAAAATGAAAGACAAGTTAAATTTAATTTAGAATCAGATTTAAATTCTTTAGAAGAAAAATTCAAATCTTCATATGGTAAATAATTTGTCACGGAGATATAAAAAAATGAGGCTAATGTTAAAGAAAATAATACTTATAAAGATATTGAATAATTAGCGAAGTTAAAAGATAAGGGGTTTTTAAGAGAAGAAGAATTCGCAGAAAAGAGAAAGGTATTATTGGCAACAGTATAATAAAGGGGATTATAAAAATATGAAATTGTCATTAAAAAAGAAGATAATTATTGGAATAAGTGTAATTATATTAATAACTTCTGTAGTGGGTTTTAAAAAATATCAATACACAACAGGATTTGGGATGTCTGTAGAGTCAAAGAAAAATAGATTGGAACATTTAATAAAAAATGAAGATTATTATGAAGCAAGGGAATTAACATATACTTATTTTATAACTGATCCGAATAACAGAGATGATATGATTACCATAGTAGACATTTGTGCTGATAATAGATTTACAAGTTTTTCTCAAGCAGAAGAATATAAACAAAAATGTGAAGATGAAAAAAGAAAGCAAGATGAATTAAAAAAGAAGGAAGAAGAAGCTAAAGTTGACAATGAATATACTAAAATTGTAGATGAAGTAAATAGTATTAATATTAGCAATATGACTAAAGAACAATTAACTAAATATGTAAATGAATATATGGATTTTTTAAATAAATATAATAATAAAAATTATGATTTAACAGTAAAAAACTTATCC comes from Clostridium sp. TW13 and encodes:
- a CDS encoding FTR1 family iron permease; translated protein: MRKLFMLVLAAFLILPMFTIKAFAADAKEELSKSNFFIEKSIEAVKSGDLSKGRDLYDEYNQAWGELEDGVKEQSKQAYGDIEGKMGMVKFLFTQDPVQKDKVITALKDLEKTNEAFIAGEGNSGEKKAKGKATSIKDLVELLEKAKSQIESGDNVSAIKTMDTFSSSWLDVEGIVLTKSKTVYDDAERDMVSAKAYLTVEPIQKDKAVKVIDRMHGYLSLLEGNTSYGIVDVITIILREGLEALLVVIALLGFLKKSDQEDKKSWIYGGVVIGSIVSIVLAVLVKLLFTSGTFGNNNFLISGCTGVFAAIMLIYVSYWLHSKSEVSSRNHGIQDKSYKSLANGSLFSLGFLAFLAVFREGTEIVLFYIGMASSIKLTDLFLGIALGFAILIIIAILMLKVGLHIPMKPFFLVSSILVFYLGLKFTGMGINGLQLAGVLPATSNDSLPTISALAVYPTWQGLIPQVLLVIIAVVVTLHNRLKTN
- a CDS encoding iron-sulfur cluster assembly scaffold protein, which translates into the protein MMYSKEVEEMCVIAKGPNHGPAPIPEEGKWVQAKEVKDISGLTHGIGWCAPQQGACKLTLNVKDGVIQEALVETIGCSGMTHSAAMASEILPGKTILEALNTDLVCDAINTAMRELFLQIVYGRTQTAFSEGGLPIGAGLEDLGKGLRSQVGTMYGTLAKGPRYLEMAEGYVTEVALDAADEIIGYKFVHLGKMMEMITKGTAADEALAKATSQYGRFDEAVRKINPRHE
- a CDS encoding GGGtGRT protein codes for the protein MALFESYERRINQITPVLEKYGMKTIEDAKAVCDEKGINVYDIVKSTQPICFENACWAYILGAAIAIKKGCTVAADAAEAIGEGLQAFCIPGSVADDRKVGLGHGNLGAMLLREETKCFAFLAGHESFAAAEGAIKIAEKANKVRKEPLKVILNGLGKDAAFIISRINGFTYAQTKFDYYTGKVTVVKETAYSTGDRAKVKCYGCDDVREGVAIMHMEGVDVSITGNSTNPTRFQHPVAGTYKKECVEQGKKYFSVASGGGTGRTLHPDNMAAGPASYGMTDTMGRMHSDAQFAGSSSVPAHVEMMGLIGMGNNPMVGATVAVAVAIEEHTR
- a CDS encoding tyrosine-type recombinase/integrase, giving the protein MLKKINMKTKGTNKTFDDGFEQFILEHCVMKNLRPSTEKHYREITKYSFYKFYDKDTELQNLQQEDINNYVLWLKERDIKESTINIQLKALKTVIKFFKDKGWIDDCIKVALIKADIEEIEAYTDEEISKLLVKPNLKKCTFVEYRNWVCVCFLCNTGCRRSTLINIQLEDLNVENGYCHYRHTKNRKAQTVPISPSMCNIIKEYLEYLPQECIYLFPTVLGEQMKARSISHALDDYNHSRNIQRTGIHKFRHWFCKKSVLLGMDLIRLQKIVGHSNLEVLRNYVNLLTQDLKKDEVIFNPLEDIQRKNKETKHIKLKK